AATCCCCCTGCAAAGCCTCCTGGACCCCCTCGAGGACCAGGAGATAAGGGTTCTTGGCGTCCAGGGTCTTGAGGGTTTTGTGCATCTCATTGAGGGCCTTGGGCAGGATTTCCAAGAGCTCAGGAAGGGGATGTTCGCACCGGGCCAGGTAGCGGAGGACGTTGGCCAGGTGGTCGGGAAGCTCGCTTCCTGGGTCCAGGTTGATCTCCCGATAGGCCCGCACCAAAGCCGCCAAAAGCTCTCCCCGCTGGTAGCTTTCCCCGTAAACGGCAAAGCCCACATAAGGGGCGGTGGTGGGGGTGAGGTCCAGGGTGCGGGTGTAGAGCTCCTCCCACTCCCCTAAGGAAAGCTCCTCTACCTGGCGCAGGAAACGCTCCAGTTTCTGCTTGGCCGGGCCCCTGGGGCAGGCGATCCAGCGCCGCCAAAGTTCCTCCATGCGGCCCGGCATGGGGTAGTCCAAGGCAAGGGCCAGGGTTTCCAAAAGGGTGGCGTTGCCCATGGTTTCCTCCTACTCGCCCCGCACGGGCGGCTGGATGTAGCCGAAGCCCGTCTCCCCCTTGTGGGCCAGGGGGTCCTTCCACACCTCCGCCGCCATCTCCCGGTGGTAGGGGGGCAGGACGAAACGCTCCTCCAGGGTGGGAAGGGTGGTGAGGCGGTAGATGGCCTCGGCCTCCTCGAGGGTGAGCCCCGCCTCCCGCAAGACCTTCTGGGCCCTCTCCGTCACACCGCCTTCCAGGCTTTCCTGCCGCTTCAGGATGCGCACCGCCAGCATCTTCTTAAGGGCGGGCACGATGAGGCTTTCGTTGCCGGCGGTGAAGAGGTTGGCCAGGTACTTCACCGGCATCCTGGCCTTTTCCAGGCTTTTGTAGACCTCAAAGTCCAGGTCGGTTTCCGGAAGGTCCAGCCGCACCAGCCCGTCCCTCCCCTGGCTCGCCCTCAGGGCCTTCTCCAGGGTGGACACCACCGGGGAAAGGGGCGGGACGTAGAACATCATGGCCAAGGTGCGGTACTCAGGGTGCAAGGGGAAGGCGAGCCGCCAGACCTTCACGAACTTGTAGATGGGGGAGTTCTGGGCCGCCTTGATCCAGCCCTCGTCAATGCCCTCGGCCTTGGCGGCGGCGATGACCTCGGGGTCAAAGGGGTCCAGGATGATCCCAAGCTGGGACTCCACCAGCCGGTCGTCGGGCACCATGGCCGCCTCGGGGATGCGGTCGGCATCGTAGAGGAGCACCCCCATGTAGCGGATCCGCCCCACGCAGGAATGGGCGCAGGCCGGGGCCTGGCCGGTTTCCAAGCGGGGGAAACAGAGGATGCACTTCTCGCTTTTGCCGGTGGCCCAGTTGTAGTAGACCTTCTTGTAGGGGCAGGCGGCCACGCACATCCGCCAGGCCTTGCACTTGTTCTCGTTGACCAATACCACCCCGT
The genomic region above belongs to Thermus caldifontis and contains:
- a CDS encoding nitrate reductase molybdenum cofactor assembly chaperone, whose amino-acid sequence is MGNATLLETLALALDYPMPGRMEELWRRWIACPRGPAKQKLERFLRQVEELSLGEWEELYTRTLDLTPTTAPYVGFAVYGESYQRGELLAALVRAYREINLDPGSELPDHLANVLRYLARCEHPLPELLEILPKALNEMHKTLKTLDAKNPYLLVLEGVQEALQGDLARR
- the narH gene encoding nitrate reductase subunit beta, with the protein product MKVRTHMSMLFHLDKCIGCHTCSIACKNLWTDRKGAEYMWWNNVETRPGAGYPTGWEDQDRFQGGWEYKDGHLDLRLHSRTQGLFRLFFNPALPSIDDYYDPYTFRYSDLFTSPEGEDQPTAVPVSMITGEVMTPASGPNWDDDLGGSPLYAQNDPNLKGLDPEVRAQLSEIEGVVFQYLPRICNHCLNPACVAACPTGAIYKRAEDGVVLVNENKCKAWRMCVAACPYKKVYYNWATGKSEKCILCFPRLETGQAPACAHSCVGRIRYMGVLLYDADRIPEAAMVPDDRLVESQLGIILDPFDPEVIAAAKAEGIDEGWIKAAQNSPIYKFVKVWRLAFPLHPEYRTLAMMFYVPPLSPVVSTLEKALRASQGRDGLVRLDLPETDLDFEVYKSLEKARMPVKYLANLFTAGNESLIVPALKKMLAVRILKRQESLEGGVTERAQKVLREAGLTLEEAEAIYRLTTLPTLEERFVLPPYHREMAAEVWKDPLAHKGETGFGYIQPPVRGE